TGATCTCCTGCTTTTAAAGTGTCTACTTTTTGATCTCTCAAATAATAAAAAGAAGAGAGTATATCTTGTACATCTTCAATTGTAATATAATTTGTTGTATCTATTTTGTAATCGGTTATGATAGCTTTTTTGTTTTCATAATCAAATTTGATATCTCTTTTTATCGTATAACCACCTTCATTTACATCTCTTTTAAAAAGATAAGGTTTTGTTTCTTCTTTATCAAAGTAAGATTCGTATACATCTCTTACTTTAAAAAACCAACTGATCACTCCTGATGTCCAGCCGGTTCCTTTGGCGTGGTATACTTTTTTGCCATCCAATTCTTTCTCTGCCACTTCCAAAACAGCAGTCCCGGCTTTTAAAAAACCACTATAACTCATTTTATAACGAAGCCATTCGCCATTTTTAAAAGCTTTCGGGGTTATTTTTTTCTGACCGGCTAAAGTAATGGAAGAAAGGACTAACAGAAATAAAACAATATTTCTTTTCATGGGAACCAAACTTATAAAAAATGAATGACAAAACATATTCCAAAAATTGAAAAAGCCAATGAAATAGTATGATTATATGTTTTT
This window of the Flavobacteriaceae bacterium genome carries:
- a CDS encoding DUF3108 domain-containing protein translates to MKRNIVLFLLVLSSITLAGQKKITPKAFKNGEWLRYKMSYSGFLKAGTAVLEVAEKELDGKKVYHAKGTGWTSGVISWFFKVRDVYESYFDKEETKPYLFKRDVNEGGYTIKRDIKFDYENKKAIITDYKIDTTNYITIEDVQDILSSFYYLRDQKVDTLKAGDHIEINMFFDEKAHPFKLRYLGRKRLQTKFGKVETYIFRPVVQAGRVFKENESVTVWVTADNNKIPVRLKASLAVGSLRADLEAYKGLANSFNIIVD